caaaaaaatgaagaaaagatAATTCTAAATGTGTATTATTTGGAGCGTACGGCGATTCAACGATCTGAACTCAGTAAAAGCAAAAGGCCAAAAAGACACAGCCACCACTCCAATCAAAGCATCTCCGTCCTCAACTCTATAGTATCTCCGCCTCCACCCATATACTATCAAAGCCTCTGGTTGATCAGGAATTAGGATTTTCTACTTGGAAAGTAAAAGAAATGGCAATAACACTGAATAGCGGCTTCAAAATGCCCATAATTGGTCTGGGCGTATGGCGTATGGACAGCAAAGATGTTAGAGACCTCATCATAAATGCCATCAACATTGGTTATCGCCATTTTGATTGTGCTGGtactctttctcttcttctctttctgtTCTTGTTTGCTTCAAAGCTACTGGGTTAGTGTTCTGAGTTTCTAGATGATTGTGATACAATTGCCTCGCAAAATCTGTTAGTATTTATTTGGGGAAAACACTCTTATGTCACTAATGTTGCATAAACACGTTCTATTTCTTAGCTTCATAGTTAACAGATGAATGAATGCCATATACCTCTTTTGGGAGAGCGAGGGCAACCTAGGTTTCTAGGCTCAATTATGTTGAACTATAGGGTAGGAAAGATTATTTCTCGattaattttcaaattgatACTTTGGCAGTAATAGATACATTTCGCACacaggaaaaaaagaaaagatcaATCGACCATTCAAATGAAAGACAATTGTTGATCGTAGTTGTTTGTATAGATGCAAAACAAATTTAAGATTGATAAATTCCAAGTTTGCTACGCCCGTTGACCCAGCAGAATATAAGATTCAGTGGAAACCGATTAGGGAGGAGTTTGGAACTGATGAACTGGTTATTCCTGACCCATTTTTGTGACTAATTTGTGTTTGGGTATAGCTGATTACAAGAATGAAGCTGAAGTGGGAGAAGCACTTGCAGAAGCTTTTCAAACTGGTCTTGTCAAGAGGGAGGACCTTTTCATTACCACCAAGGTTCATAATCCATTCACATATTTTCCCATTTCATTGGATTTACTACTTCCGAATTGTGCTGACGGTGACAATGAATTATATTTACGTTTGCAGCTCTGGAATTCAGACCATGGACATGTCGTTGAGGCCTGTAAAGATAGTTTAAAGAAACTTCAGCTTGACTATCTGGATCTCTACCTTGTTCATTTCCCTGTTGCCACTAAGCATACTGGTAATTCTATATTCACTGTTATCTCCATTATagtgtacatttttattttttaatctgAGCTTTTGATGTGTCCTGTGATATATGACTACCTTGGGGACTCTTGTATTAAAAAGCACTATTTAACATTACCGAATTTATTGCTAGGACAATCGACGTTTTAAGTAAAATCTTTGAGCAGTAGTTTCTCAGGGAATATGGATCGAATGCACACCTTTTCTATGTATAATGTACTAAGTATCACAAGTGTGGTTTGTTTTCCACTGCATAATGAATAGGGATAGTGCCGTATACTCTATGCTAGGTGGTAGATCTAGAACAGGATATTTAGTGACAGTAGAAGATACAGGTTTCAAAGTTCACTCGAAAAACTGGCAAATTGAGCATCTGCATTTTCTATCTAGATTCCGTAACTTTCGTATCTGATTGACAAGCTCCTACAACTTGAAATTTGGCACCAAACTGAAAAACTTCTATTTCATTGCTTGAATTGTTGATCCCAAAAGTAGAGCTTCTTGTTCACTTAAATTATGCTGTGTTTACATAGGAGTTGGTACAACTGGCAGTGCTTTAGATGAGGATGGAATTCTGGAGATTGATACAACCATATCCTTGGAAACAACCTGGCGTGATATGGAAAGTTTGGTTTCATTGGGTTTGGTTCGTAGCATTGGGATCAGGTACTGAGGGAGACACATTGCTATCTTTTGTATGCTTACCAATTGGGTAATAGGCAATAGCTAATATGATACACCTACAACAAATGCATGTAGGAACTATTGAGTTTAGCTTGAGCACACTGCTTTTTCAAAACCCttaacaaaaaaagaaaaatcttcaTATGCTTTCAGCAGATATCTTTGAGTCTACTATAACAAATATTGTTATTGTGACAGTTGGAAAGGTATTTTTTATGCATGAATCAGTTATTATGTGGCCTTCAAACAAAGAGCTGAACAGAAAAAGGACATAAAAGATTCATTGAAAATCTAAGAACCTCGAAATTGTGCCGCTCTAAATTGAAAACTGTAATAGTACGACTTAAGATATGCAGTCGCATGTTTCTTTTCAGTTTTCACCTTCTTTTTGGCATTAGTTTCCAATTCTAGAGAAAAGTGCACAGATCGACAAAGCATTAAGGTATAGTATAGTTAAAATTCTAGAGTTTGATGCATATCCTTTTACTGGTGGTGGTAAATCTAATATCACATACAAGTACAGAGATCGTCGATATTCGTACTATGACTTGAGATTTCTGCATACGTATTTCCTTTCCTCTGATTTGGGATTGTGCTCTAATAGAAAGTTTATTTGCAGCAACTATGACATTTTCCTAACTAGAGATTGCTTAGCCTACTCAAAAGTGAAACCTGCTGTGAATCAAATTGAAACACATCCATACTTCCAACGTGAATCTCTTGTTCAATTCTGTCAGAAGCATGGCGTTTGTGTTACAGCTCACACTCCTCTCGGAGGGTCTGTGGCTAATACTGAATGGTTCGGGACAGTCTCATGTTTGGATGATCCAGTTCTAAGAGTAAGTATGCTGTCATTATCCCAAGTTATCATCATCCTCGTCAACATTCTTTTTTACCATTTCTCATATCTCCTTTCCTTATGCAAGGGTTTGGCTGAGAAATACAAAAAGACAGCCGCGCAACTTGTCCTTCGATGGGGCATCCAGCGAAACACAGTTATCATCCCCAAGACATCAAAACTCGAGAGACTGAAAGAAAATTTTGAAGTTTTCGACTTTGAGTTGAGCAAAGAGGACATGGACGTAATCAAAAGTTTGGAGAGGAAATACCGGACCAACCAACCCGCAAAGTTTTGGGGAGTAGATCTTTATGCTTAAGCATGTTTGCCAATATAACTTGAGGTTGCTTCTCTTGAGAGTAGTTTGTAAGCTGGCCCATCTATCCATTTGCAGTTGCTCTAAATAAATGTGTCCATTGTGTTACTTGTGAGTATTGACAATACATTTAAGGACTTCATTTAAGGACTTCATGGATTTGTGTTCATCTTATTTCCATTGGAATTTTAATAACTCACCAGTTACTTTTAATTGTGTATTTGTTTTAATAATTAGAGTTTGGTTTGGCTTTTCTTGCCATTTGATTaagttgttaaaagtgaagAAGTCAATCTAAATGTGATTATGTGAAATTGATTGATCTCAGTTTTGATGATTGCAACAGTTTTTTGACTGAAAATAAATGGAATGGATTAAACAGCTCTCTAAAGGTGCATATCAATTGGTCAATGGAATAGGAACAATGACGAAGTCTGAGGTTGAGGTTGATATGCAGCAAATAGAAAGAAAAGTTATTAGCTATATTTCTATCTCCTATTCAATTTCTAACGTATGATATAATTACTTTAAGTATAGTTAATGAAAGTTAATAGAATTAAAGGAAGATAATTATGTCACGTGCCAGAAATTGAATGGGAGATAAATAAGGAGGTAGAAAAATGGAGGCATCAAATTTTCTTTCCAACAAATACGATATATACATTTGAAATTAGAACATCTTCAACCATTAGCTTATTTCTATCTCTATATTctatttttccaacatcaaTTTCTATTTTTCCACTTCCACTAATTTGATACACCatttattacataaaaaaaaatctctacaTTATTTTCAACCTAACACATTTATTTAGTATTTTATTCTTTTAcacatatattattattattattaccaaaAATTTTATAGAATAAGCATTCATTAGAAAAGTAAtttaaaataactaaaataacaaaacatgtgtaatactttaaaataattagtaataattatttataattatttaaataattatacattttcataaaaaaatattaaacaatataaaGATGAAAATTTGGTAGATTCTAAAGTTCCATCAATTTgataaaacattaaaatattatacttttacaaattattttttattttttatttgttgttaggtaaatattgtttaatatttttttatgaaaatgtataattatttaaataattattactaattattttaaagtattacacatgttttgttattttaattattttaaattacttTTCTAATGAATGTTTATTCTATAAATTTTtggtaataataatatatgTGTCCATGTttattcaatttaatttttatggCACGTTTTGATGATTACAGTATAATTTCTGGATTACAAGACAttgtttattaatattattattaatttccaTTAGCTGGTCTGGTGTAGGATCGTGTATTTAttagtattatattaaaaatgagaAATCTTTGTATTCCGGAAAAAGAGGGCATAAGATATGGTTGTTGAattaaaaaagtaaataatagATTTGATCTCCTGTGGGAGATGATATGAGATGagtctatataaaaaaaaaaaaaaagctaaacaTAGGGAGTATCTATCTGTTAAGAAAAAAAGATGGAAATAACACTGAATAACGGCTTCAAAATGCCTGTAATAGGCCTGGGTTTGTGGCGTATGAAAGGCAACGATATTAGAGACCTTATCATTCATGCTATCAACATTGGTTACCGCCATTTTGATTGTGCTGGTACTACTCTTtcaattcttcttctttggatAGTGATAAacggttgggataaggataaaaatatgataatcgagaattattattcaatgtttggtatgtgggacaagaatagagataaaataatacattttactatttcaatcttatttaaactacataacattaatttgaggcaTAAAATGGACTTTTCTATCGTGTTAAAATCGCAGGAACGTATCCCAACTCCTTATACCAACTCCTTCTtcttgggtataggatttgagggatgagaggcttatccctcatctatctcactcttctatctctcaAACAGACACGAGATAACGTATCTCGTATTTTTTATCTATGTCCCACTTTCTATATCCtgctaacaaacaccccgttagAAGATTAAAAGAAAGACAATTGTGATTAACGTGCGTTTGGATGTAGCTGATTACAAGAATGAAGTTGAAGTGGGAGAAGCACTTGCAGAAGCTTTCAGAACTGGTCTTGTGAAGAGGGAGGACCTTTTCATTACCACCAAGGTTCATTCATTTCCTTAATTTGGTTTACTTCCAAATTGACAGTGAAAATGAATTATATTATCTACTTGATTTTGTAGCTATGGAATTCAGATCATGGATATGTGATTGAAGCATGTAAAAGTAGTTTAAAGAAACTTCAGCTTGATTATCTGGATCTCTACCTTGTTCATTTTCCTCTTGCCACTAAACATACTGGTATTTCTATATACTCTCTCTTCAtatctttgtttttttcttttgtttttgggCAGTGGAAGTTTTAAGTAAAATTCATGCTTAATAAACGCCAGTTAAATACTATCAGCTTAACTATCAGTTTAAACTTTTATTAAATTGGTTGTTTGAGATAGTACATAACCTTTTAGACAAAGTGATTGAGGGATTGAATCTTGACTACTTCATTCATGGGtgcaattaaaaatatatagacATGCTTCAAGCCAAGAGGCATTCGAGTGAAGGATGTGTCAAGAATTAGTATAAAAGCTGTTATTGAAACTTAACTATtaacttaactttttaattcaattgatctTGACAATAAATCTTTAGTCTACTTCACTTCTCTAGAAAATCAACTACCCTCTATATTTTGAAAACGTTCTATTTATCGTCTAAATTACTTGCTTGAAGAGACATCTTGACTCTCTCAAAGTGACATAGTGATACTctaaatttgcttaaagtgatatgTTGCTCATCTGAATTTTCTTAAAATATTTGCACTTCAACTTATCCAACCTGGAATCTATATTTTAGGGAGTCAGTATATCAATTTAAGCAAGTTCGAAGGTAAATATCATGTTTCAAATAGGAGGACAATTGATTTTTCTCGACAACTACATGTATTACACCTAAAATATATGACCAATAGTTTCTCAAAGAATATGGATCGGATGCACGTTTGCTTAATGCGAAGAAAATATGAGGTCCTCAAAGTTTCGTTTGTTTGGAGCAAAATATTGTGTTTTGGAAAATATTATgtaaagaaatttttttttattggaaaatataatattttactgtatttgttaatatcatagtaaattattttcttatgatatatatttatttataatttttactttAAGTAaagtttatatattataataaaaaaatggaaaaacataaaaagtaaaaagcgcaaaaataaaacaaaaaatatgaaaaacactaaaaaagtgaaacaaaactaaaaaaaagcGTTAAAAACGtgcatgaaaaatgaaaaaaattgtgatacaacatatttttcgcgttttttttcgtttttacaATATTTTacgtttttcacttttttcgtgtttaaggtttttttttttgcgttttttttcacgtttttacacTTTGCATATTTTTATcgcttttcatttttttcgttTCACGTTTGTCACGTGTTTACAATTTTTCatatctttatcattttcacgTTTTATTTTTCCGTCTTTTTAcatttttactgttttttcaTGGTTTTTCGTTTTTacgtttttaatgttttcatatttttcctttCCACGCTATttacatttttcatgttttatttttttggttttacGGTTCCTTCTGTTTATCctattttttcattttccacatttttacccttttttcacttttttttgttcacgttttttttcatttttctattttttcatgtttttcttattttcacatttttttgttttccgctttttttgtttttattgtttttctcgtttttttttaatttttctcgtttttcaaaaaGTGTTAAATGGGCTAATCCGACTAATCCGCATCTAACCTCTTtattatagggtaaattacaccaatgataCCTGAAATATACTTCAGTTCACACTTTGATACCTGGATTATATTTCATCCCAAAAATATATCCTGATTATGGATGACCGGGCATTTAAATACATGCGACTGGAAATAACCAGTCAACACTTGTTTGACCAATGTTTCTCTCTAATCTGACcatctctccctctctctctctctggccATCTcttttctccaaaaaaaaaaaaacacagaacACACCATTAATATACacaattaattgatcaaacatTACTCAAAATCTATCGGAAGGTACATGAAATCATAGGCTCACACTGGTTCGTGAAGAGAGAGAAGGATTATGGGAAAGTGAGAATAAAAATAATTCACAGGAAGGAAGGAAGGTACAGGAAATCCTAAGCTCCATTAACAATTCATGCCTccattaatttcaaatacaatTCATGCCTCCATTAAACAATTCACGTCtcattaatttcaaatacaatTCACGCATCCATTAACAATTCACGCCTCCATCTGGTTCAAATACAATTCACACCTCTATTAACAATTCCTGGTTCGTGTATCGACTGGTTCGTGTAACAATTCACGCCTCCATCTGGTTTGTGAAAACTAAATCCTCTTGAAACTAAATTCTAGTCTGTAGCAAGGATAGAGAAAGGAAATGAGAAAGAAACATTGAATattcattttttagagagagaaacaaaagaaaggaagaaaaagaaagaactgGTTCAGTGAGaattaaagagagagagagagctgaGAATGGAGAAGGGAGAAAGATGTCAAGAGAGAGAAATTAGtcaatattataattaaaaatgacCATTTGTGATAGCCCATCCGAGAAAGGAGACAGAGAAGGATTTTacggagagagagagaaggattCTGGGAAAGTGAGAGAGAGAATAGAATCTGGGAATTAAAAAGATTAATGGGTAATATTTATGTTAGTTAAAGGGCATTATTGTATTTTTATGTAAGTAGAGTGTATGGTGGGCCCCATTTTTTAAATTACTAGTGGTCAAACAGACGTTGACCGGCCATAAACCGGAGAAACGCATATAATTGTCCAGTCATTCATGTTtaaagtatatttttgggacgaaatgtaattcaggtaccaaagtgtgaactgAGGTATATTCCAGataccattaatgtaatttactCCTTTATTATATGCCTAAGTTGGGTCAAACAAGAAAAGGAAGAAGTGAAGTAGGGAGTCAAGATTGAAGAAAGGGGTTAGAAAAATGTTTTCCCTTTCCGGAAAGGTTAAAACTTTTTCCTGATTTTCTTTATATTTGTCATGTTGACTAAGATGATATTTTCCTTTCACTTATTTTCTAAGCAAACAAATACCAGAAAATCGAGAAAATATTTTACGAAAAACAAACGAGGCCTAATTCTTTATCCACTCACCTATCTCTCACTCAATTTATGACACGTGGTCTAATTATCCTACTTTAACCCTATTAAATTTGTTTGTCTCtaactcttaactctatcaagTTGGGTAAAGTAGGGTAAAGATGTACCATATCATAAATTGGGTGAGAGACAATTAAGATGATAGAAAATTAAGGACATCTGATTTTCTTCTTGTACAATGTATTAAGTATGTGTGGTTTGTTTTCCACTGTATAATGACTAGGGGATAGTACCCTACTCTATGTTACGTGATAGATCTAGAacatgttgttggtcccgtgtaatgtaataggattagttccaagggggggttaggaactaatataactttttcgcttaattatgctgacttaattaaatgtttaaatAATTTCACTCAGTTTtagtcagcaaggctgagcgtgatgtaagatagctttagtcaaaggctgactagaactgtttcacttgtgagttggaaaataacacttaaggtcagcttccaactcagcactctgattactcaacgtcggcttatacaaattatatactgagtaatttaagcaagcaacacatacatatatatatcaagagaagggttagagattactcagcagtcttatcctggttcggcctcaccgcctacgtccagtccccagaatccttccgggctttttcaatccactactgagctctttaaaggtagagcacaaaccgtttacaaagcaattgagtatgcaagagtaccgtcctctattcgtctactcaatcctactgagcgctataaccgaacactcagattttctctaccgttgagtactaaaaccgagtactcagcttcactctctcaacctttacaattgatacaagatttgttctctctaaacgaagaacactttagatgaatataaattcactctagacttttacacagagattggatttgggtgtaagaacttgctttttctatttagacagcttctattttggattttcactcttgtgaagatttgcttttctgtctgtgcttttttgtatttcggccaaggatccaagtgatgaacttgtctttTTATAGCAAAATCTGAAGCtacaatgatttgaattcggacatatccgttgaattcaaacggtcttctttcgtcattgataggtcagcattcagaattgcaggccaatcctgtcgtctaaaTTTAGCAGGCGTTAGGCTTGCCAATTTCGTCTTCTTGCACCAGGTtttgtcttctagcgccagatttgtcttcttgccaaacgccaggtgatccatgcatctcgaaaaggtctcttggtgtaattccgaggcttctgaattggtgcagacctttgtcgggctttgtcttctagttaacggatcattggtgatgtcctgacgaacactcagcttgacttaattgacgttgccttcgatctttatctttATCGGAGACTGAGTAACATTCTACTCAGCGTCTtaggtcagcttcgtcttcaagcgtttgttctgaagaagacttttcttctatgatgctgagttgtgttctactcagcatcTGTGGCTCATgttgacttcgttctgtcttactttttatttctgttctcatttattaatatactcaacattgaacaaacacattagtacaatcaaatcaaaacacttaaatttaattgtcttaatcatgggattaacttaaataattttatcaaatcaaaatcatatggaaaggtgtttcaacacatgcTAGTTGTGATAGTATAAGATAGAGGTTTCAAAGCTACTCGATAAAAAAATTGGCaaatttagcatttgcattTTTTGTCTAGATTGTATAACTTTCCTATATATATGGTAATCAAGATTTTACAGCTTgaggaaaaaaattatttcattgCTTGACTTGTTGACCCCAAAATAGATCTTCTTATTCACTTAAACTGTGTTGTGTTTACATGGTCTTATATATAGGAGTGGGTACGACAGGCAGTGCTTTAGATGAGGATGGAGTATTGGAGATTGATACAAGCATATCTTTGAAAACAACCTGGCGTAATATGGAAAGTTTGGTTTCCATGGGTATGGTTCGTAGCATTGGGATCAGGTACTTAGTGAGACACCTTACAATTTTTTTATGCTTACCGATTGCGGACTAGCTAATGCTAGAAGATGAATATAGAGTTATGTGAATTATTCGAAcaattgaaaagaaaataaaaataagaacaCAAAGAATTTAGATGGTTCAGCCAATTCGTGACTATGTCTATAAGAGATTAAAAGTCTTTAATATTGAAGCAAATGAGAACAACTTACGAAATTTTGTATAAAATGTGTTTATTTAGAGTCCAAGTCGTCCATAAACCCTTTAATAAGATAGTAATTAAGTCTAAACTTAATAggaatcattttttttttttgctaattagCAATAGAATTATAATGATACTAACGGATATTTTCATTAACAAAAAACATACTGAATTAAAAATTAGTATTTAGTGTTATtttttaggataaataattaattactccctatatttttacctaatacactagTTAGTCCACACATATATTTTAAGATCCTTAAGTTTTGTATTAATCGATTGTTTAGTCCATCCttctatttttctatattaaagtacaaaaatacccttagtTAACCCGGTTGAATAGACAACTTCAGAGGAAGGCTTTCactcattttatttattatttaatataatatctttaaactaatatggaatattattaaaaatcttgataattatttcaaaatcatatttctttttattttattttatcatgaagtttattaaagataaaaaaaatcacatttatacttttatataattatactcctaattttataattttaaggtattttcattcatctttttaataaaacaaaatttacactaataaattaaacttctatgaattttttttattaaatcaaatactatatatttggagaaattacgTGTggtgaaaaaatagaaaaaaaaagttttatcaTTACAAAGTATAAGAAATGGTAGTTGTGTCACTATTTAGTTTAATTTGACCATGGACTCTAAAGAAGGACTGATAGAAACAAAACTtagggactatataattattttaaaaaattcagggactaactagtataatatgtaaaaccatagggatttataaattgtttaccctattttttattAGGTAATATTGATAATATGATTTATcatcaaattattattattccatcTAAATCAAGTCAGTAAATTCCTAACTTACCATAGCTTATATCAAAACTCCAAATTACCTTCTTGAATTAATGAATTAACTTCAACGATTTTCTCCTTAATTCGTTATTCTAAACTTCACCCCTCATCATGATCTAAGTCCTACCAAGTCATTAAATAATTCAAACTTGGTAGAAGGTACATGTTATGTTAATATGTTAGCCATATTCTCAAAAGTATGAATTTTATTCACAAAAATTTACCCTCACTCATAACTTCTCGAACAAAATGATACCTTATATCATATACTTTGTTCTTTCATGAAACATTTGATCTTTTTATCAAATTTATGACGTTGACTATCATAATCAACATGCACAACATTTTTCTTTTACCTAAAAATGAGGTTCAATCCTTATTGTTAATTAGTACTTTACTAGAGATTTGGGATACAACTGTGGTATTAGTGAGGAATTCacttctccatgaaaaactATCTATGAACCACTTACCTATTTTTCTAAATGAGGAGATAAGAAGCATAGTTATGGTCATTAACAACAAATCAAGTTTTTGCCATGTAACACGGAGGCAGAACTAAAAATAAAGGTCCCAACAATCCTGACAAATATAAAAGAGGCGATAAGTTTAGAGGAAGGTATAAGTCCAAACTATAGAGAAAACCATTTGAAAATGAACTGTTGAATAGTAAAGAGAGAACAAAAGGATGAAGAATACAATAAGGAAGACAAAAACGCCATTATCGCAATAAAGGAGATTATGATTCTTACCTTCAATCACAAAGAATGTCTACAATGATGAAGCAAAGTGGATGATTGATATTGCAACATCTTATCCTGCCACTCTTGTACAAAGAGTTATTTATCATGTAGAAAGCAAGAAATTTTGGAATAGTGAAGATCAGAAACAAtggcaattaaaaaaaaaaaggaattgtTGACATTCATATTAAGAAAAATATTGGTTGCAAGCTCATTCTCAAAGAAGTCAGACACGTACCTCATTTGAGgcttaaattaatttattgtgGTGTTATAGATCGAAAAGGTTTCGAGAACTTTTTTGGAAGTAGAAAATGGAGACTTACTCGAAATTCATTGATGATTTCAAAAGGAAGCATATGTTGTACTCTGTAAAAATATGGTCATTTGCAAAGATGGATTGCATGCTATGGAAGAATAATTTTCACCAACTTTCTAGCATAAAAGCTTTGCTCATATTATTGAGAAAGGGTTGCATATAGAAGACAATTTCCTTATTGCTAATGATACAACAGTTTCCCTATGCGTTCATTACTTGTTTGATAAGCAACATAGAGTTTTATTGAATAAATTATCAagataaaaacaaatattcttGAATTAGATCAGTGGGATGTTTTTTGTCCATTTGAAATTGAGACCTTAGAAGGCAACAAACAAACATTTATTAATGATGAATCACTAAATTACGGATGTAATTCCCGAGAACAAAATATAAAGCATTCCAATCCATCTAGAAATTTTATGTCATGGTTGAAAGGGAGACTAACAAGAAATCGAAATGTCTCCAAACATATTTGGAGGTAAATACTTACAATATGAGATTGAAAATTATTTCTCCAATCATTAAGTCGTACATGAAAAGACTATACTAGGTACCTTACAACACAATGATGTGGCAAAAAGGATGAATTGCACTATTGTGAGGAGGTTAGATGCATGATCAAGATGATTAAGTTACCTAAGTCATTTTGTGTACAAGTAACTCATGCAGCTTGTTGTGTCATCATCTATTATTTTggattttaatgttataaaaaattatg
The window above is part of the Euphorbia lathyris chromosome 3, ddEupLath1.1, whole genome shotgun sequence genome. Proteins encoded here:
- the LOC136224063 gene encoding NADP-dependent D-sorbitol-6-phosphate dehydrogenase-like, with translation MEITLNNGFKMPVIGLGLWRMKGNDIRDLIIHAINIGYRHFDCAADYKNEVEVGEALAEAFRTGLVKREDLFITTKLWNSDHGYVIEACKSSLKKLQLDYLDLYLVHFPLATKHTGVGTTGSALDEDGVLEIDTSISLKTTWRNMESLVSMGMVRSIGISNYDIFLTRDCLAYSKVKPVVNQIETHPYFQRDSLIKFCQKHGICVTAHTPLGGSVANTERYGTISCLDDPILKGLADKYKKTVAQLVLRQGIQRNTIVIPKTSKLERLKENFEVFDFELSNEDMDIIKSLERNYRTNRQSVKFWGLDLYA
- the LOC136224431 gene encoding NADP-dependent D-sorbitol-6-phosphate dehydrogenase-like, which codes for MAITLNSGFKMPIIGLGVWRMDSKDVRDLIINAINIGYRHFDCAADYKNEAEVGEALAEAFQTGLVKREDLFITTKLWNSDHGHVVEACKDSLKKLQLDYLDLYLVHFPVATKHTGVGTTGSALDEDGILEIDTTISLETTWRDMESLVSLGLVRSIGISNYDIFLTRDCLAYSKVKPAVNQIETHPYFQRESLVQFCQKHGVCVTAHTPLGGSVANTEWFGTVSCLDDPVLRGLAEKYKKTAAQLVLRWGIQRNTVIIPKTSKLERLKENFEVFDFELSKEDMDVIKSLERKYRTNQPAKFWGVDLYA